The Geitlerinema sp. PCC 9228 genome includes the window AATGGGGAATGTGGTATGGTAACGGCAATGGGGTTTGGCTGGACTTCCATGCCCAGGGGCAAGCAAACAGGTTCGCTTTTCCCATTCCCTGTTTTTTCATAGTTTTTCATTTGGCTGGCGATCGCTGTTGGTGGTTGAGATATGGCCCATTTAATTTTCCTGATCGGCTTGCCGGGCAGTGGAAAGTCCTATTCAGCCCAGAAAATGCTGGCAGAAAAACCGCAGCGGTTGCTCGTTTCCACCGATGCCATTCGGGAGCAACTTTTCGGCGATGCTGGCATCCAAGGTGCTTGGCTAGTCATTGAAAAGGAAATTCGGCAGCAATTCGTGCAAGCCGTACAACAAGAAAAAGAAACGATTTACGATGCTACCAACGCCCAGCGACGACACCGCCGTGAAGCGATCGCCCTGGCACGTTCGGTTGGCTTCACCTATCTCACTGGCGTTTGGCTAGACACGCCAGTACAATTATGTATAGAGAGGAACCAACATCGCCAGCGTCAAGTCCCCGAGGAAATTATCTGGCGCATGAGTCGCCAGCTCAACGATGCCCCACCAAGGATCGAAGATGGTTTCGATCGCTTGATGCGCCTAGATGGCAGTTCGTAGCAACGAGCAGGGAACATCCATCGAAGGTAATTGCGGCTCAGACTAGGTTCGGACTGCGTGGCAAGAACTTTTGTAGACCGTCATTCGGGAAAGGGAAAGAAACATGGCTACAACGGACTTCAAGGACTACTACCAAATTCTTGGAGTAAGCAAGAACGCGAGTACGGATGAAATTAAAAAGGCTTACCGACGCCTGGCACGTAAGTACCATCCGGATATGAACCCAGGCGATCGCGAGGCCGAAGCGCGTTTTAAGGAAGTCAGCGAAGCCTACGAAGTGCTCTCCGACCCGGAAAAACGTAAGAAATACGACCAGTTTGGCCGGTATTGGAAACAAGCGGGCACCGCCGGTGCTGGTGGCTATGGTGCCGGTGCTGGTGCTGCTGGTGCTACGGATTTTGGTGGTTTTGACTTTAGCAAGTACGCCAGTTTCGATGAGTTTCTCAACGACTTGCTCGGTCGCGTAGGCGGACCCGGTGCCGGTGGCTACCGCCAAACCTGGAGTTACGATACCACCAGGGACCCCGGTTTTGGTGGTGGATTTGGTGGTTTCGAGGATTTCTTTAGCGATTTTAGCGATCGCAGAACCACCACGACGTCTTCAGCAGCGTTAGACCGAGAAGCCTCTATTACCCTGGATTTCTCCGACGCCTTCCACGGTGTGGAAAAACAATTAGCAATTGGTTCGGAAGTGCTGAAAGTACGCATTCCCCCAGGTGTCAAACCAGGCAGTCGGGTCCGTTTGCGCGGCAAAGGCAAACCCAGTCCCTACGATCCGAACACGCGCGGCGATTTATACCTCAGCGTCAATCTCAAACCCCACGAATTCTTCGCTTTTGAAGGGGATAATTTGGTTTGCGAAG containing:
- a CDS encoding AAA family ATPase, with translation MAHLIFLIGLPGSGKSYSAQKMLAEKPQRLLVSTDAIREQLFGDAGIQGAWLVIEKEIRQQFVQAVQQEKETIYDATNAQRRHRREAIALARSVGFTYLTGVWLDTPVQLCIERNQHRQRQVPEEIIWRMSRQLNDAPPRIEDGFDRLMRLDGSS
- a CDS encoding DnaJ C-terminal domain-containing protein, encoding MATTDFKDYYQILGVSKNASTDEIKKAYRRLARKYHPDMNPGDREAEARFKEVSEAYEVLSDPEKRKKYDQFGRYWKQAGTAGAGGYGAGAGAAGATDFGGFDFSKYASFDEFLNDLLGRVGGPGAGGYRQTWSYDTTRDPGFGGGFGGFEDFFSDFSDRRTTTTSSAALDREASITLDFSDAFHGVEKQLAIGSEVLKVRIPPGVKPGSRVRLRGKGKPSPYDPNTRGDLYLSVNLKPHEFFAFEGDNLVCEVPITPDEAALGATIQVPTPDGEVSVNVPAGVRSGQALRLRSKGWPMPKKGRSDLLARVTIVPPKNLSNEERQHYEKLRQLRRQDPRAHLRKFYL